One window from the genome of Cardiocondyla obscurior isolate alpha-2009 linkage group LG04, Cobs3.1, whole genome shotgun sequence encodes:
- the Ip3k1 gene encoding inositol-trisphosphate 3-kinase homolog isoform X2: MNGFSRRTSTRPLWLQPSSKEQPRLSSHDSMGNKDQRRQRDGSGSGGSSSSSSSTYNAFRQWRRSTSMGSHSNRSSSAGSRSSNSLAKLPNDPATMRKLEQFPLVLSDATMPDEDLSLKFLALNALDLTAPASDVLLKNRLKSWFQLSGHPDGFAPAGPGTVWKRRTGGAENTERLVYETLSKEEVLRDCIPRYYREVEYKGDTFIELQDLLFGFTDPHVMDIKMGTRTFLESEVSKTTARPDLYKKMIAVDPSAPTQLEHEQRAVTKLRYMQFREQQSSTCSHGFRIEAMKLPGAPPITDLKKVKSHSEVLDIIKQFLGKREDTLQKLLARLKSLRIKIEESKYFETHEVIGSSIFMIYDNEKVGVWLIDFAKTREVPEGRKLTHRRPWEEGNHEEGFLYGLDNLISTLEEVRLSS; this comes from the exons GCCTCTCTGGTTGCAGCCCTCGAGCAAGGAGCAGCCGCGGTTGAGCAGTCATGATTCGATGGGCAATAAGGATCAACGTCGGCAGAGAGATGGGTCCGGCAGCGGTGGAAGCAGCAGTAGCAGTAGTAGCACCTACAATGCTTTCCGTCAATGGCGACGGAGCACCTCGATGGGTTCTCACAGCAACCGATCCAGCAGCGCAGGTTCCAGATCATCTAACTCGCTTGCCAAACTCCCCAACGACCCAGCAACCATGCGAAAGTTGGAACAATTCCCTCTTGTTTTGTCTGACGCGACGATGCCAGACGAAGATCTTTCCTTGAAATTTCTCGCCCTG AATGCTCTTGATCTAACAGCCCCAGCTAGCGATGTACTCTTAAAAAATCGACTGAAATCATGGTTTCAATTATCGGGTCATCCCGATGGCTTTGCTCCCGCCGGTCCTGGTACTGTCTGGAAGAGAAGAACCGGCGGTGCTGAGAACACGGAACGATTAGTTTATGAAACTTTGAGCAAAGAGGAAGTGTTGCGAGATTGCATTCCAAG ATATTACCGGGAGGTTGAATACAAGGGCGACACATTTATCGAGCTGCAGGATCTGCTCTTCGGTTTCACTGATCCGCACGTGATGGACATTAAAATGGGAACGCGAACTTTTCTCGAGTCCGAGGTATCGAAGACTACTGCTAGGCCGgatctgtataaaaaaatgatcgCTGTCGATCCAAGCGCGCCGACTCAATTGGAGCACGAGCAACGCGCCGTAACTAAATTACGGTATATGCAGTTTCGCGAGCAGCAAAGCTCGACCTGCAGCCACGGTTTTCGCATAGAAGCGATGAAGTTGCCAGGTGCGCCACCGATCACCGATCTTAAAAAAGTCAAATCGCACTCGGAGGTGCTcgatattataaaacaattccTCGGCAAGCGCGAAGACACTCTTCAAAAACTCCTCGCGCGCCTTAAGAGTCTACGAATCAAAATTGAGGAGTCGAAATATTTCGAAACTCATGAG GTAATCGGCAGTAGTATTTTCATGATTTACGACAACGAAAAAGTGGGTGTTTGGCTGATCGATTTCGCGAAGACACGCGAGGTACCAGAAGGACGAAAGCTCACGCATAGACGTCCTTGGGAAGAAGGCAATCACGAAGAAGGCTTCTTATACGGATTGGACAACTTAATTTCAACCCTAGAAGAAGTTCGCCTTTCTTCATGA
- the Ip3k1 gene encoding inositol-trisphosphate 3-kinase homolog isoform X1 has translation MSSSVCHAPLPARMEAFTTRLYLRAVDQYERLLQTHFNKPSSKEQPRLSSHDSMGNKDQRRQRDGSGSGGSSSSSSSTYNAFRQWRRSTSMGSHSNRSSSAGSRSSNSLAKLPNDPATMRKLEQFPLVLSDATMPDEDLSLKFLALNALDLTAPASDVLLKNRLKSWFQLSGHPDGFAPAGPGTVWKRRTGGAENTERLVYETLSKEEVLRDCIPRYYREVEYKGDTFIELQDLLFGFTDPHVMDIKMGTRTFLESEVSKTTARPDLYKKMIAVDPSAPTQLEHEQRAVTKLRYMQFREQQSSTCSHGFRIEAMKLPGAPPITDLKKVKSHSEVLDIIKQFLGKREDTLQKLLARLKSLRIKIEESKYFETHEVIGSSIFMIYDNEKVGVWLIDFAKTREVPEGRKLTHRRPWEEGNHEEGFLYGLDNLISTLEEVRLSS, from the exons CCCTCGAGCAAGGAGCAGCCGCGGTTGAGCAGTCATGATTCGATGGGCAATAAGGATCAACGTCGGCAGAGAGATGGGTCCGGCAGCGGTGGAAGCAGCAGTAGCAGTAGTAGCACCTACAATGCTTTCCGTCAATGGCGACGGAGCACCTCGATGGGTTCTCACAGCAACCGATCCAGCAGCGCAGGTTCCAGATCATCTAACTCGCTTGCCAAACTCCCCAACGACCCAGCAACCATGCGAAAGTTGGAACAATTCCCTCTTGTTTTGTCTGACGCGACGATGCCAGACGAAGATCTTTCCTTGAAATTTCTCGCCCTG AATGCTCTTGATCTAACAGCCCCAGCTAGCGATGTACTCTTAAAAAATCGACTGAAATCATGGTTTCAATTATCGGGTCATCCCGATGGCTTTGCTCCCGCCGGTCCTGGTACTGTCTGGAAGAGAAGAACCGGCGGTGCTGAGAACACGGAACGATTAGTTTATGAAACTTTGAGCAAAGAGGAAGTGTTGCGAGATTGCATTCCAAG ATATTACCGGGAGGTTGAATACAAGGGCGACACATTTATCGAGCTGCAGGATCTGCTCTTCGGTTTCACTGATCCGCACGTGATGGACATTAAAATGGGAACGCGAACTTTTCTCGAGTCCGAGGTATCGAAGACTACTGCTAGGCCGgatctgtataaaaaaatgatcgCTGTCGATCCAAGCGCGCCGACTCAATTGGAGCACGAGCAACGCGCCGTAACTAAATTACGGTATATGCAGTTTCGCGAGCAGCAAAGCTCGACCTGCAGCCACGGTTTTCGCATAGAAGCGATGAAGTTGCCAGGTGCGCCACCGATCACCGATCTTAAAAAAGTCAAATCGCACTCGGAGGTGCTcgatattataaaacaattccTCGGCAAGCGCGAAGACACTCTTCAAAAACTCCTCGCGCGCCTTAAGAGTCTACGAATCAAAATTGAGGAGTCGAAATATTTCGAAACTCATGAG GTAATCGGCAGTAGTATTTTCATGATTTACGACAACGAAAAAGTGGGTGTTTGGCTGATCGATTTCGCGAAGACACGCGAGGTACCAGAAGGACGAAAGCTCACGCATAGACGTCCTTGGGAAGAAGGCAATCACGAAGAAGGCTTCTTATACGGATTGGACAACTTAATTTCAACCCTAGAAGAAGTTCGCCTTTCTTCATGA